From Rutidosis leptorrhynchoides isolate AG116_Rl617_1_P2 chromosome 3, CSIRO_AGI_Rlap_v1, whole genome shotgun sequence, a single genomic window includes:
- the LOC139900489 gene encoding uncharacterized protein: protein MYPMDFNQVERDLLKHELDIYYDVVHRDPRYANLKVIVELSRLMFAIEKHLSYRYVYRLLQLALVLPVATATVERCFSTMKLVKSDLCTRMNDEFLNGCLLSAIEREALARVTDEAIMDRFQRMKYRSASAPTATLDAAVTITSPPPGNIHTGNHPQPLFYV, encoded by the exons ATGTATCCTATGGATTTTAATCAAGTGGAAAGAGATCTTCTTAAGCATGAACTTGACATCTATTATGATGTTGTACATCGAGATccaagatatgctaacttaaaagTGATTGTCGAACTTTCTAGATTGATGTTTGCAATCGAAAAACATCTTTCATATCGTTATGTTTACCGGTTATTACAACTTGCTTTGGTTTTGCCGGTTGCAACCGCAACGGTCGAGAGGTGTTTTTCAACAATGAAACTTGTAAAGTCAGATTTGTGTACCCGGATGAATGATGAATTTCTGAACGGTTGTCTTCTTAGTGCCATAGAAAGAGAAGCACTCGCTCGTGTAACAGATGAAGCAATCATGGATCGTTTTCAACGAATGAAATACC GCTCCGCCTCTGCGCCCACCGCCACCCTCGATGCTGCTGTTACCATCACGTCTCCACCACCTGGTAACATCCACACTGGTAACCACCCTCAACCACTATTCTATGTATAA